Sequence from the Acidobacteriota bacterium genome:
ATACGCCTCGGCTGCCGCCGTCACCAATTGCTCGGCAATCGGAAGCACCTCCTGAAACCGTTCAACACCAAGCAGGATCTTGACCCGGTTTGCAAGCTGGTCATAGTGGATAACGGCAGCGTCATCGGGCTGAGGCGGACGAACTTCCCCCAGCCGAATGGTATATTTCCCCGGTTTGGCCCCTTTTTCCAGCCCACCGACCTCAACTCGATACTTCCCGGCTTCAACCGTCACATGCCGTAGATGTTCTGGTCCCTTGGTTCCATTGGGGCTGTCCATTTCCTGAACCTGTTTCCCAGCCGGGTCAAACAGTCGGACAATGACATCAATCCCTTGTTGCTCAACCTCGATACGGACAAATTG
This genomic interval carries:
- a CDS encoding PPC domain-containing protein, producing the protein MNRQPRFGHQSSLLLLLWVSGALSPSSFLVWNERIEVMASTEISFHKVQNNPASNQATAEPTLLSATDIIERELQAEQKHSFTVQLEANQFVRIEVEQQGIDVIVRLFDPAGKQVQEMDSPNGTKGPEHLRHVTVEAGKYRVEVGGLEKGAKPGKYTIRLGEVRPPQPDDAAVIHYDQLANRVKILLGVERFQEVLPIAEQLVTAAAEAY